The nucleotide sequence AACCAGTCCATATAATGGCTCTTTCATTCATGTCCCTCCTTTTCACAACAGGCCAGAAGAGCTGCAGTTTGTGGATTGAAGACTTTGGTCCCTCGTAATGGTGCGCCTGTGATCAGGGCCCCACAACCACTCACTTGCATTGCTGCACAAAAAGCTTGCTTCTCAATCAGTAAGTCTTAAATTTGGTGAGTTTTTTTAGTCTTCTATTAAACACAGTATCATGACTAATCCATCATGGGTGTTTGTAAATATCAGGCACTGCCAGATGGGCTCCAGCGGTCACTCAAGCGGCGCCTCCCTTCAAGGGCACTGCTGTTATCAATGGAGAGTTCAAGGAGATCAGCCTTGGAGATTTCAAGGGCAAATACCTGGTCCTTTTCTTCTATCCACTCGATTTGTAAGTTAGGCATTATTTTCTGTCAAATAAAACATTATGCTTTAGTATTTGTCAGTATTTGATTTAGatgtttttagttttatatttcattgtatgtatttagtttttatatgtaCCTTTATGTAGAACTGTATTTGTAGGTTGTGACATATTTGTAGTGTGTATAGCAGGGTGTCCATGCAGTTTTGTATTGCAAAGAGATGCTTATTTCACAACAGCTGatagacattttacagcaaattctcttAATTAAGAAAAATAATTCCTTATGATTATAAcagcaatatatccctttacataggggtgtccaaactcgctccctcctggagggccggtgtcctgcacagtttagctccaactcactttaacacacctgcctggaagtttctagtacacctaaaaaagagcttgattagctggttcaggtgtgtttaattggggttggaactaaaatatgcaggacaccagccctctaggatcgagtttggacaccccttatttacatgatcttccatttacacaaaaactatttacgGAAGTAAGTGTGAGTGGACATAATATTgataaataggcatgaaacttaaggtttaataaatttaaaaaaaaagtgtatacaactagagttttcttgtttttttacacattaaaatatgtggttaagaacaccaacaacatttgttttttttttccaatcccATTGGACCAACTGGGCTGTTACAAACATCCTTAGTGTTTtgcccatagactgtaaaagatatggacgcagtatctgtgacgtcacccataggtttctgaagagcgcaatgTAGGCGTGGCCAACGCGTACCATTTTGTTTGCGCAACATCACACCGACTGGTGGataccaaaaaagggcaaagaggtggagcatGAGCGGAACTACAGATGACTGCTAGCATATTGCTTAgactggcttttctttgggaggaACGCtcaatacttcattacctgcgacttgtgTCCTGAccgcttggttgtgtactatattaataaagtgtttagtcttgaacactgttgtaatacttttgagccactaaacattgttcttatgatgtttttcttcaGGAGGAAAACCGAATTACTCCCAAaaacttcaaatatagtgtgcatttgtaaatgcaaggctattttcTGAAATCCAGGcctaacactgtatgacaacgtttcagatgacttaTGATGTTTTATAGCCtaaagctaatcaatctgtcagattctggagtgctttacatgtttaattatatatgataaattatcttaagtaaaacaaatacttttatagatatggtataaatatataaattcactCACCTTCACTCACAGCATGActtattatctgataattgttggtaataattccaaaaggcaattgactgtgtaaagccacataaaacaaaacaaaaaaacaatatatatgccgaattcagcagctaatcagccggaatcagctgaggttaCATAACgatgaccagcgagacctagctgtcactcaagtggccacgcccttaattatgcagacttaataaatcttaataaaaatagaacagatgagttataaaaaattcaccccccccttacagttgtcatgaagggcaACATTAGTTATATGCACTAAAACCAACTTTTGTACCAAGCTGTAAagatgtttttatcagctgtaaatttggccaatttagccttgctgtcagtgaacatctggagttcctggagctagcccccaaaggcgagtcgatgaattgcagtttcagttacttccgtattggcttcatgAGGGATAGTGTGATGTTTCCGCTTGGTTTAGCCCCGTATAACTCTTAaatctcattcataatggtcttaaaagggtcttaaatttgactgcaGGGTGCAGAAACCCTGGTATAGTGATTTCTGCGGACATCTTTCAATGGAAGCATACATGACTCTCATGACGTCAAAGCAATGGAGAACTTTAGCGCCAGCCCAGTTTTACAGCAGTGCTGGTTgtagagtattttttttttcacatttcatgTTTCTCATCTGTTTAAGGGATgtttcacacaaaaatttaaatttcctcaccatttatgCACACTAAAGGGCTTCCAAATGTTTATGAATTTCtactgttgaactcaaaagaagatattctgatgaatgttggaaaaagcagccattgacatccaaagtagaaaaaagtactatggaagttactatggctgttttttttttcaccaaagatTCCTCAGTATTTCCTCCTTTGTAAtattgaacagaagaaagaaactcaaacaggttttgaaagagtaaagaatgagtaaatgatgacagaattttcatttttgggaaaaTTTTACCTTTAATTGTAATATGCATCATGGTACCATAGAAAACTAGCAACTTTTTATATAGTAACATCTTTATTTGTAAGTAACTGCTAATCAAAATCAATAtggaacatgcaaacagaaaaagATTCTCATTATGAGAATATTCAAAGAAACAACTTCCATTGTGATTTTATAatggtttatttttgtattaatttatgaaagtattttaaatgctttatattgttgttattatacaattattttgcatgatttacaataatttaaaaggatagttcacacaaaaatgaaaacgtaCTCCCTATTTAGTAACCCAtgtgtggttctaaactttttttgttgaacaaaaaaagaatatattttgaagaaagctgaatacctgcaaccactgacatccatagcagaaaaaacaaacaccaaagatgttaatggttttcagctttcttcaaaatatgtgaagggagaataaatgattacagaatcttcatttttgggtcaactatctcttttaagttacttttgtttaatatttctttatatcTGCCCACCCGGCAGCACATTTGTATGCCCCACAGAGATTGTCGCCTTCAGTGACAAAGCCAACGAGTTTCACGATGTAAACTGTGCAGTGGTTGGTGTGTCTGTGGACTCTCACTTCACCCACCTGGCCTGGACCAACACCCCGAGAAAGGTTTTACTACTACACTTTGCAAACACCATGCACACGCAGCCATGAATGCAGTCTAAACAGTGCATGTGACTGAAGTTGCACACATTTTGATTTACACATTGAAAACATTCTGGATTCTCTTAAGGAGGATCAAGGGATTGGGGAAACTAGCAGCAGAATTGCCAAATTCCTGCCAAACGTTAAGCTCATAAACTAAACTCTGCTTTTCCTGTAGAGTGGAGGATTGGGGAAAATCCAGATTCCCCTGTTGGCTGACCTCACAAAACAAGTGTCTAGAGATTATGGTGTCCTGCTGGAGGGTCCTGGAATTGCTTTAAGGTAAATAAGTTTTGGATTTAGCCTACTTGGTGGTTTGCTCTTCAGTTTATCCTTCACTAAATGATGCTTCACATTGTAGGGGTCTTTTTATTATTGATCCAAATGGAATAGTCCGCCATATGAGTGTAAATGACCTACCGGTCGGTCGCTCTGTTGAGGAAACTCTTCGTTTGGTCAAGGCCTTCCAGTTTGTGGAAACCCACGGTGAAGTCTGTCCTGCCAGCTGGACCCCAAAGTCACCCAcggtcagtggtgtaaagtaactaattacaaatactcaaatgactgtaattgagtagttttaaaaatgagttcttttactttctcttgagtacatttttagtgcagtattggtacttttactccactactttacgtcaacctgcagtcactactttattttttcttgtctatggggattaaaaAACCagccctgtgattcctgtccaatcaattcACACATAGACGGTAATTAGCACCATAATGAACTACTGCTTTACTTTGCGCTTTActttgcagcaaactgtttggaagcattaaaagtgtccaagaagatctttacacgcaatgacccagacaCTGTTTAGATGCACATCTGCTAATGAGAagatgacgaatgtttactgtatgatgaccgaaatggccttaaacacccagcaggcacaagacgtcaacatgccGTCAGATTGATATTGTCATTGTCATTAATGTCGTGGGGACACTTCATTTTGTTTGGAAaggaaaatcgggttgacatcagtaCTCAACGTCAGACCGACGTTAatgtcaaacctaaaatcaaccacatatcaacgtctaatgatgttacagcttgatgttgtgtcaaagttaccactatgacatctatcagacattggattatggttgccatacctgacgaataaatgtcagtatttgacatcaatagaattttggtcactttctaacaaccaaAAATTg is from Danio aesculapii chromosome 13, fDanAes4.1, whole genome shotgun sequence and encodes:
- the prdx3 gene encoding thioredoxin-dependent peroxide reductase, mitochondrial, which produces MAATIGRLLGTSARRAAVCGLKTLVPRNGAPVIRAPQPLTCIAAQKACFSISTARWAPAVTQAAPPFKGTAVINGEFKEISLGDFKGKYLVLFFYPLDFTFVCPTEIVAFSDKANEFHDVNCAVVGVSVDSHFTHLAWTNTPRKSGGLGKIQIPLLADLTKQVSRDYGVLLEGPGIALRGLFIIDPNGIVRHMSVNDLPVGRSVEETLRLVKAFQFVETHGEVCPASWTPKSPTIKPTPDGSKEYFEKVN